From the Bacteroidota bacterium genome, the window CTTTAATTGTTTGTTTAAGTCTTTGCTGAATTATTTTTTGCTTGTAATTGCTATTCAATAATGGACCTTCTAATTTCCATTTAATCGCTGAACAAGGTTGGCTAGGCTTTGAAGTAAAAATGATTGCTTTTTTTAGAGTGGGTAATACAGCAACCGATTCTTTTAATTGATGCTGCAGTATTTCATTTTTGAGTTCCTGCAAAAGCGAAGTTACAACAATTAATTCATTCGAATTTTTAAATTGTGAAATACGCCTGCTTTCAAGGTGCAACGATAATTGCTCCAATCTACGCTCAATAAGCGGATGATAAGTTTTGCTGATACTTTCACACAAGTCAATTACTTGGGCACTGGTAAAATGAGGAGAAGGTAGGATATCCATGCTTTTTCTTTTTACCAAAACTAGTTCAAAGAGAAAAAGCATACCATGATGGTGGTCAATTCAAATTATGACCAAAATCATGCATTCGATAATTGGAACTGCGAGCACCAATGGAGTTGCAGTTTTTAGTAGAATCAGATAAACAAGGTAACAGGCTTTTCGAGATAGTTTTTAAGTGTTTGTAAAAACGCTGCCCCACTTGCTCCATCTACCACTCTGTGATCACAACTCAAACACACTTTCATCACATTACCCGGAACCAATAGCCCGTTTTTAACAACAGCTACTTGTTTTATGCCTCCAACTGCAAGTATACAAGCATCAGGTGGATTAATAATGGCGGTAAACTCTTCTATTCCAAACATGCCTAAATTCGAAATAGTGAAAGTGTTTCCTTCCCATTCTGCTGGCTGTAATTTTTTGTCCTTTGCTTTTTGTCCCAATACTTTCACCTCACTCGAAATTTGGGCTAAATTTTTACCATCGGCAAATCGAACAACCGGAACTAGCAAGCCATCTTCAACAGCTACTGCAACGCCAATGTGTATGTGTTGGTTGTAACGGATTTTATCACCTAGCCAAGATGAATTTATTTTTGGATGTTTACGCAAGGCAAGTGCTGTAGCTTTAATTACTATATCGTTAAAGGAAATTTTTGTCACACCGCTTTCGTTAATATCGTTGCGTGCATCAATCGCCTTATCCATGTTTATTTCCATGGTAAGGTAAAAGTGTGGTGCACTGAACTTACTTTCAGCTAAACGGCGAGCAATTGTCTTACGCATTTGTGAAACAGTTTCTTCTGTATATGCTTCAACTCCGGTAAAAGAAGTTGAAACAGCGGCCATTTGACCACCGCTATGAATTGAAGGATTGAAATTTTCAATATCTCTTTTACAACGCGACCATCATCTCCGCTTCCACGCACAGTATGAATATCAATCCCTTTCTCATCGGCCAAACGCTTAGCTAGTGGCGAAATTTTAGTTCTGTTATCCGTTTCTGTTGCACTAACATTAGCAGTAGCTTTTACAACAGTAGGCTGAGGTTTACTATCTATTTTTTCAGGCTGTGGTGCAGGACTTGACTTTTCCACCACCCTTTCAACTTCTGCAGTTTTAGGTGCAGGAGATTTTGCTCCTGCAATTAAAGAACTAACATCTTCCCCTTTTTCTCCAAGTATCGCAAGTATTGAGTCAACCGGTGCAGCTTTACCGGCTTCAACTCCAATGTATAAAAGCACACCATCTTGAAATGATTCAAATTCCATGGTAGCTTTATCTGTCTCAATATCGGCAAGCAATTGTCCCGATTTTACCACATCACCCACTTTTTTATGCCATTTGCTTACCACGCCCTCTGTCATGGTATCACTAAGTTTCGGCATTTTAACTACTTCAGCCATTTTTATAATTTATTTTAAAAAGTATAGTTTGAGTTGCTATCAATTCATCAAAAAAAAGAAATCACTCCTTTTTGCAGCTAACAATTAATCCATGATATAAGGATAATCGTCCTGAGTGTAAACATCTTTGTAAAGTTCGGAAATATCCGGGTAAGGTGATTCTTCAGCAAATTGAACAGATTCATCAACCAATCCCTTCACTTTATCATCAATCGCAGCTATTTCTTTTTCAGTAGCCCATTTATTTTTTTGGATGGTTGCCAACACCTGTTCAATAGGGTCTTTTGCTTTGTATTCTTCCACTTCTTCTTTAGTTCGATAGTTTGCCGGATCGCTCATTGAATGTCCTTTGTAACGATAGGTTTTCATTTCAAGCAAGGTAGGACCATCGCCTCTTAAAGCACGTTCGTATGCTTCTAATGTTGCATCTGCAACTGCCTCACAACTCATTCCATCTACTGGAAATGAAGGCATGTCATAACCCGAACCAATTTTATACAAATCGTGCACATTGCTGGTTCGTTCAACAGAAGTCCCCATTGCATAATGATTGTTTTCGATTACAAAAATTACCGGCAATTTCCACAACATAGCCATGTTAAATGCTTCATGCAATGCACCTTGACGAACCGCACCATCGCCCATATAACACAGGGTAACATTTTTTGTTCCGTTAAATTTTTCTGCAAAAGCAATTCCGGCACCTAAAGGTATTTGTCCACCAACTATACCATGTCCTCCAAAAAAGCGGTGTTCTTTGCTAAACATGTGCATGCTTCCACCTTTACCTTTACTGCAACCTGTAGCTTTTGCCATCAACTCAGCCATCACATATTTTGGATGCATGCCTTTAGCCAAAGGATGTGCGTGATCGCGGTATGCCGAAATTAAATTATCGTCCTTTTTAATAACCGCCATGGCTCCGGCTAAAATGGCTTCTTGTCCGATGTATAAATGACAAAAACCTTTGATTTTTTGTTGTATGTATAATTGACTCGATTTTTCTTCAAACTTTCGCATCAACAGCATACTTTCATACCACATCAGGTAAGTTTCTTTCCCATATTTGCTTGTTGATTTGCTACTTTTTTTTGCTAGCGTCTTTTCCATTTCTATCGTTATTTACTGTAGTATTTAGCTGCGAATTTAAAATAAAATCACTTAACGAACATAGTGTAAGGATTCCGAATGTAAAACATAATTTAATTAAAGCTTAATTGCAAGTATCAACCCGTAAGCTGAGAGCTTTGTTTTTTTATAATTTTCTCTATCTCCGGTAATAGAATAGTAGGATTCTTCCTTTAATTCATTTTTTGTAATATCAAAAATACTGTTTGTAAAATAGGCTTTCAAACTAATTTTTAATTGATTAAGCGAAGTAATTTGGTGTCCTAAAGCAATAAAAAAGTTAGGGGTGACTGTTTTATTAGTCGTTATATATTCATCAATAACGTCTGTCTTTACGTAACCCAGTCGATATACATCTTCAAGTACATAGTACAAATTGATATACTGACTAGGATATACACCTTTTTTTTCATATTCCCCTGAACCTTCTATATAAGCGTTATATACGTGTAATTAACCATAATACCTCCTTCAAAATAGCTACAACCATTGTTAAGTTTAGTAAAATTTTTTCTTATACCAACTGGAATTGAAACGGTACTGATTGTATGTTTTTTCTGAAAATCCGCTTCAATTAGTGAAAAACAGTAATATCCATCAAGATCAGGTTGTTGAAGTAAAGATTTAAAATACCCGTTGCAGGTCTGCAAAATTGAATACTTTGTATATCGAATTCCTGTTAAAAAAAATACAGATTCTTTTACAGGAAAGTAAACTTGTAACCCAGCATTTAATGTTGCTTTATTTTTAGTATCTAACGTT encodes:
- the pdhA gene encoding pyruvate dehydrogenase (acetyl-transferring) E1 component subunit alpha; this encodes MEKTLAKKSSKSTSKYGKETYLMWYESMLLMRKFEEKSSQLYIQQKIKGFCHLYIGQEAILAGAMAVIKKDDNLISAYRDHAHPLAKGMHPKYVMAELMAKATGCSKGKGGSMHMFSKEHRFFGGHGIVGGQIPLGAGIAFAEKFNGTKNVTLCYMGDGAVRQGALHEAFNMAMLWKLPVIFVIENNHYAMGTSVERTSNVHDLYKIGSGYDMPSFPVDGMSCEAVADATLEAYERALRGDGPTLLEMKTYRYKGHSMSDPANYRTKEEVEEYKAKDPIEQVLATIQKNKWATEKEIAAIDDKVKGLVDESVQFAEESPYPDISELYKDVYTQDDYPYIMD